From Bacillus basilensis, a single genomic window includes:
- a CDS encoding DUF3986 family protein, translating to MEYEYDDSVHLHLDYFGTECDMESIAYKRKNEDVWDVYFNFGAYGLQKDEIETGRFMDEYAGHYVFSVHARDLSWEFGSAQFEEWVLRNHIVEKSLQK from the coding sequence ATGGAGTACGAATATGATGATAGCGTACATTTACATCTTGATTATTTCGGAACAGAATGTGATATGGAATCGATTGCTTATAAGCGGAAGAATGAAGACGTGTGGGATGTGTATTTTAATTTTGGAGCATATGGCCTTCAGAAAGATGAGATTGAGACGGGTAGATTTATGGATGAATATGCTGGTCATTACGTTTTTTCTGTACATGCTCGTGATCTTAGCTGGGAATTTGGAAGTGCTCAATTTGAAGAGTGGGTTTTGAGAAATCATATAGTAGAAAAATCGCTGCAAAAATAG
- a CDS encoding ABC transporter substrate-binding protein — MKKLIAVFCIMLLAVFTFAACSSKKEGTKEQTQNIRVGEVTHSLFYAPLYVGIEKGFFKDEGLNIDLQTTAGGDKTMTALLSGGIDIALVGSETSIYVHQQGAKDPVINFAQLTQTDGTFLVSRKKLDSFNWNDVKGVTFLGQRKGGMPQMVGEYVLKKNGIDPHKDTNLIQNIEFANIANAYASGTGEFVQLFEPTASIFEKEGKGYIVASFGNESGTVPYTSFMAKESFLKKDKAAAEKFTRALYKAQQWVDTHSPEEIADAISPLFKDTSKDITVKVIERYKKQHSYATNPLLDAEEWKQLQTIMKEAGELQKEVPHEALVNTKIAESVIKK; from the coding sequence GTGAAAAAATTAATAGCTGTTTTTTGCATCATGTTACTAGCTGTTTTCACATTCGCTGCTTGCAGTAGTAAAAAAGAAGGTACGAAAGAACAAACCCAAAACATTCGCGTCGGCGAAGTTACCCATTCTCTCTTCTACGCCCCGTTATATGTCGGGATTGAAAAAGGATTTTTTAAAGATGAAGGATTAAATATTGACCTCCAAACAACAGCTGGCGGAGATAAAACGATGACCGCCCTGTTATCTGGCGGCATTGATATTGCTCTCGTTGGTTCAGAAACGTCTATTTACGTTCATCAACAAGGCGCAAAAGACCCTGTCATTAACTTCGCACAGCTTACACAAACAGATGGAACATTTTTAGTTTCACGTAAAAAATTAGACTCTTTTAATTGGAATGATGTAAAAGGTGTTACATTTTTAGGACAGCGTAAAGGCGGCATGCCGCAAATGGTTGGAGAATACGTTTTAAAGAAAAATGGCATTGATCCTCACAAAGATACAAACTTAATTCAAAACATCGAGTTTGCTAATATTGCAAATGCCTATGCATCTGGTACGGGAGAATTTGTACAGCTCTTTGAACCGACTGCAAGTATATTCGAAAAAGAAGGTAAAGGTTATATCGTCGCTTCGTTCGGAAATGAATCTGGTACTGTTCCTTATACATCGTTCATGGCAAAAGAAAGTTTCTTAAAAAAGGATAAAGCTGCTGCTGAAAAATTCACACGTGCTCTCTACAAAGCGCAACAATGGGTTGATACTCATAGTCCAGAAGAGATTGCTGATGCAATTTCTCCGTTATTTAAAGACACTTCAAAAGACATTACAGTAAAAGTAATTGAGCGGTATAAAAAGCAACATTCTTATGCGACAAATCCGCTATTAGATGCGGAAGAATGGAAACAGCTCCAAACGATTATGAAGGAAGCTGGCGAATTACAAAAAGAAGTTCCACATGAAGCGCTCGTCAATACAAAAATTGCCGAAAGCGTTATTAAGAAATAG
- a CDS encoding ABC transporter ATP-binding protein has translation MSFLQIRNVSHCFFAKENAKLILEDMSLQVEEGEFISILGPSGCGKTTLLSIIAGLLDPIEGIVFLDGEPITTKTPSMGYMLQQDYLFPWKTIEDNIMLGLHIRKIYDQQTKEHTLQLLKQVGLHDVEEQYPRELSGGMRQRAALVRTLATDPKILLLDEPFSALDYQTKLKLEDLVFSLLRKYKKTSLLVTHDIEEAIAMSDRIYLLQANPGKIAKTFIVPESIRSLSPLESRHHHDFPSLFQDIWKELERLG, from the coding sequence ATGAGTTTTTTACAAATACGTAACGTTTCTCACTGCTTTTTCGCAAAAGAGAATGCCAAACTGATTCTCGAAGATATGAGTTTACAAGTAGAGGAAGGCGAATTCATTTCTATACTCGGTCCAAGTGGTTGCGGCAAAACGACACTCCTCTCCATTATTGCCGGGCTGCTTGATCCAATTGAAGGTATCGTCTTTTTAGATGGTGAGCCAATTACAACGAAAACTCCATCTATGGGGTATATGTTGCAGCAAGACTACTTGTTTCCTTGGAAGACAATTGAAGACAATATTATGCTTGGACTTCATATCCGAAAAATTTACGATCAACAGACGAAAGAACATACTTTACAACTTTTAAAACAAGTCGGCCTACATGACGTAGAAGAGCAATACCCTCGTGAACTATCCGGTGGTATGCGTCAACGTGCCGCTCTCGTTCGAACGTTAGCGACCGATCCGAAAATTTTATTGCTAGATGAACCCTTCTCAGCGCTCGATTATCAAACGAAATTGAAACTAGAAGATCTCGTTTTTAGCTTACTACGCAAATATAAAAAAACTTCACTACTCGTGACACATGATATTGAAGAAGCAATTGCGATGAGTGATCGTATTTATTTACTACAAGCAAATCCCGGGAAAATTGCAAAAACATTTATCGTCCCAGAAAGCATCCGTTCCTTATCACCGTTAGAATCACGCCATCACCATGACTTCCCATCCCTCTTCCAAGATATATGGAAGGAGCTGGAACGACTTGGATAA
- a CDS encoding ABC transporter permease, with translation MDNIKQLHEQFRKKERRRAWLARSLQLLLLILFFALWEIASKKEWIDPLLFSSPSSIWDLFLSKWLDGSLWVHIWTTLLETGVGFILGTVLGAIIATFLWWIPLLARVLDPYLVVLNAMPKVALGPIIIVIFGPNISSSIAMGVIISIIITIIVIYSAFQEVDSNYIKVMDTFGANKWQCYKQVVLPASFPAIISTLKVNVGLSWVGVIFGELLVSKQGLGYLISYGFQVFNFTLVLLSVLLTCVLATLMYVFVEAFEKLLIGKRKKS, from the coding sequence TTGGATAATATAAAGCAACTACATGAACAGTTTCGGAAGAAAGAACGCAGACGCGCATGGCTAGCCAGGTCTTTACAACTTTTACTACTCATTCTTTTCTTTGCACTATGGGAAATAGCTAGCAAAAAAGAGTGGATTGACCCTTTACTCTTTAGCTCTCCTTCAAGCATTTGGGATCTCTTCCTTAGTAAATGGCTTGACGGTTCGCTTTGGGTCCACATATGGACGACATTACTTGAAACGGGAGTAGGCTTCATTCTTGGAACAGTGCTCGGAGCCATTATCGCTACTTTCCTTTGGTGGATACCACTTCTCGCCCGCGTACTTGATCCATATCTCGTCGTCCTAAACGCCATGCCAAAAGTGGCACTTGGTCCTATTATCATTGTAATCTTCGGTCCAAATATTTCTTCGTCGATTGCAATGGGAGTAATCATTTCCATTATCATTACCATCATCGTTATTTACAGCGCATTTCAAGAAGTCGATTCTAACTATATAAAAGTGATGGACACATTCGGCGCAAATAAATGGCAATGTTATAAGCAAGTAGTTCTCCCTGCATCCTTCCCAGCCATTATTTCAACGTTAAAAGTAAACGTTGGTTTATCATGGGTCGGCGTTATATTCGGCGAACTACTCGTCTCTAAACAAGGTCTTGGCTACTTAATTAGCTACGGATTCCAAGTATTTAATTTCACGCTCGTCTTACTGAGCGTACTACTCACCTGCGTCCTCGCCACACTTATGTATGTGTTTGTTGAGGCGTTTGAAAAACTTCTAATTGGGAAACGAAAAAAAAGCTGA
- a CDS encoding recombinase family protein translates to MKRLYGKLVGGIVAIGLLAGCDSSMKSVKEKEVCKIEEECVEIGDNTLQKVYEKIDGLSELEAVEDYDIEEHESADMKEAEQKKDDDDDESYFFLASYYIDGDEIVDPYFEKIERKRLNKVFAEDKEAKEEVLQQRQDRGYHEDLWDIYRTLIPAKYRGNITEFDLITDGYDGVVAHVMPSMENPKDWTLSLDTLDSAVNIDEVMKTLIHETAHVLTLGHKQIPVDENYVKAFEEDKDISTYRNKCGNLFLQEGCAKEKSYINQFYNAFWKPIEQEWTEKKVEESEETQIEFFKEKQDEFVSQYGTTNVAEDIADTFTAFILQDSKKVKEGSELKYKKIAFFYQFPELVRMRAEVLSGLYDVSKTIEQ, encoded by the coding sequence ATGAAGAGACTGTATGGCAAGTTAGTAGGGGGTATCGTTGCAATTGGCTTACTAGCAGGATGCGATAGTTCTATGAAGAGTGTGAAAGAAAAAGAAGTGTGTAAAATAGAAGAAGAATGTGTGGAAATAGGAGATAATACACTTCAAAAAGTATATGAAAAAATAGATGGATTATCTGAGCTTGAGGCAGTAGAAGATTATGATATAGAAGAGCATGAAAGTGCAGATATGAAAGAGGCAGAGCAGAAAAAAGACGATGATGATGATGAAAGTTATTTCTTTTTAGCTTCTTATTATATCGATGGTGATGAAATTGTAGATCCTTATTTTGAAAAGATAGAACGGAAACGTTTAAATAAAGTATTCGCTGAAGATAAAGAAGCGAAAGAAGAGGTGCTGCAACAACGTCAAGATAGAGGTTATCATGAAGACTTATGGGATATATATCGTACACTCATTCCAGCTAAATATCGCGGTAATATAACAGAATTTGATTTAATAACGGATGGTTATGACGGTGTTGTTGCCCATGTTATGCCGAGTATGGAGAATCCGAAAGACTGGACTCTTAGCCTAGATACGCTTGATTCTGCGGTAAATATCGATGAAGTGATGAAAACATTAATTCATGAGACGGCTCACGTGTTGACGCTCGGGCATAAGCAAATACCAGTAGATGAAAACTATGTAAAGGCTTTTGAAGAAGATAAAGATATTTCAACGTACCGAAATAAATGTGGAAATCTTTTCTTACAAGAGGGATGTGCGAAGGAAAAATCTTATATTAATCAATTTTATAACGCTTTCTGGAAGCCTATTGAGCAGGAGTGGACAGAAAAGAAAGTAGAAGAAAGTGAAGAAACACAAATTGAATTTTTTAAAGAAAAGCAAGATGAGTTTGTCTCACAGTATGGAACGACAAATGTAGCAGAAGATATTGCTGATACGTTTACAGCGTTTATTTTGCAAGATTCCAAAAAGGTGAAAGAAGGATCGGAGTTAAAGTATAAAAAAATTGCGTTCTTTTATCAGTTCCCTGAGCTTGTAAGAATGAGAGCGGAAGTGTTATCGGGATTATATGATGTTTCGAAAACGATAGAGCAATAA